The genomic region GACTGGACCGCGAGGCGCTCGCGGCGATGTCTCGCTAGCGTGAGAGGACACAGCGTTGAGGAGGCGGGCGATGGCGGATGAGCTGCCACGGGCCACGGTGCTCCAGCACCCGGGCGGCCTGGAAGGCGTGGCGACCGAACCGCTGCCGACCGCGCTCCCGCCCGAGGAGTTCACGCCGCGCCTGCTGACGCTCCTGTCGAACGTCCTGGTCAGCGCGCAGGCTCAGGGTTTCCGCACCGAGACCGGACGCTCGACCAACGAGTGGCGGATCCTCGCGGCCGTGGCTGCCACCCCCGGGCAGTCGGCGTCCGAGATCGCCGAATCGCTGTCGATCAACAAGTCGCTGATCTCGCCCACCGTCAACCGTCTCGCCGAGGAGGGGCTCATCGTCCTCGTCGGCGGGCCTCGCGGCTCGCGTCCGATGTACCTGACGCCGGACGGCGTGCGGGTCCACGATCTGCTGGCCCCGATCGCGCAGCGCGGCCAGGACCTCATCACCGCCGAACTCGGCGAGGACGACGTTCGGGCTCTGAACGCCATCCTGCGTCGGCTTCTCGCGCGCGCCCGGGACGGAGGCGTCGGTGGGGCGGACCGATCCTAGTCCCGGGCCGCGCCCGGAACGTCAGCTGCGGCTCGGGAAGATCCCCTGCACGGCGATGCAGTAATTGAGATCGTCGGCCTTGCTCTGCTTCCTCAGGTCGGGGAGCCCGAACGTGGTTCTCCCGTCTCCGCCGTAGGTCGTGCCCAGCAGGCTGAACAGCGCCTGGTTCGACATGATGTCCAGCAGCTGGCCTTCGGCCGCCACCCAGCCCCGCGGGGCGAAGCCGAACCCGAAGGCCTGGATCTGTCCGAGGAACGGTTCCATGGTGAGCTCCCTTTCCGGCTCCGTCGTCGCGATTACGACGCCGTCTTCGCGCGATCGTGCCGTACACGGGCGAACGCGGTCGCGGCGAGGATCAGTGCCGCGGCGATGATCGCCATGGCGCCCGTCGCCACCGAGTACGGCTCGTCGGTGATGCGGGCGACCGCGACCCAGCAGATTCCCCAGCACAGCGAGAGGGCGGGCGCGATGCGTCCGCCGCCCCACAGGGCGAGCGCGATGCCGACGACGGCCGCGGCGCCGAGGACGATCCCGGCCCAGATCTCGGGCGAGATGCCGAATCCGTCGAAGCCGGCGGCGACCAGGACGGCCGTGGTGTTGGCCGCGGTTGCGATGATCACCCAGCCGAGGTAGAGGCCGATCGCGCCGTCGGCGACGACGGTCTCGACGAGGTTCTTGGGTGCCGTCTCGCGCAGGATGACGAAGATGCGGGCGAGCACCGCCAGCAGGGCGACGATGATCGGCAGGCTCGCGTAGAGGAGGTCGGCCTGGACGCTGAAGATCCACACCGCGTTCAGCACGAGCGAGGCCAGCACCCACCAGCCGATGCGGCGCTGGCGCTCGTCGTGGCGCTGGCTCGGGAGGACCTGCCAGACGGCGTAGGCGAGCATGCCGGTGTAGATGACGCTCCAGATGCGGAACGCGCCGGTCCCTGGCGCGATGAGCGTCGAGTCCGCGTCGAGATAGCCGCCCGCGGCCTCCTGGATCGGGGTTCCCACGATGACGCCCGACCCGATGAAGGCGGCGACGATCGCGAGCACCGAGCTCACGAGGACGAGCCACTGCCTGACGGTGTCGCGCGCGTCCAGGCCGTCTCGCGTGGATGAGGTCGTGGTATCAGCGGTCATTGCGTCTCCCGGTTCGAGTCTGCTCCATCGGGCGCCGTTCGTCACCCACTGGTTCGTTCCGTCGCAGGGGCGCATTCGGATGCAGATGAATGCATCTTCGATCCCTGGCGTGTCCGAGTCACGCGTCCCGGGCATCAGCCGTCGCGACGCGCGCTTCGCGGGCCTCTTGACCTCGACCCGCACGTGTCGTGTCATTCAATGAAAAGACACGTACGGGGGAGCGATGGCGATCAAGCGGGTCTCGGCGCTGAGCACCGGGACGGTGTGGATTCATCCGCAGCACGCGGCGTCGCACGGATCGCCCATCGCGTGGTGGCTGGCGACGTCCCGCCGGTGGACCGAACCGCTTCCGATCAGCCTCTTCGCGATCGAGCACGATCAAGGCCTGGTGCTGTTCGACACCGGACAGGATCGGCGTTCGGTCACCGACCCCGACTACTTCCCCGGCGGGCTCGCGCGACTGATCTACCGTCGCCTCGCCCGATTCGAGATCGGGCCCGATGACACGCTGACAGCGCGACTGGCGGGCATCGGGCTCGACGTCGCCGACGTCCGCTTCGCGGTTCTGTCCCATCTGCACCAGGACCACATCGGCGGACTCCGCGAGCTCGAGGGGGCCGAGATCATCGTGAGCGAAGCCGAATGGGCGACGGTCGGGCGGCCCGGCTCCGAGATCAACGGGATCCTGACTCGGCACATCGACCTGCCGGGGATCCGGTGGCGACGGGTGACACCGGGCGTCAGCTCCGACCCGGCGATCGCGCCGTTCACGCACGCCGTCGACCTCTTCGACGACGGGAGCCTGCTGCTGCTGCCCACTCCCGGGCACACGCCCGGGTCGCTGTCGATGCTGCTGCGCGACGAGGGGTTCCCGCCGATGCTGTTCGTCGGTGACCTGACCTACCGTCTCGACCTGCTCGAGGACGGACGCATCCCCGGCGTGGGCGACGCGGGTCTGCTGCGGTCGACGACGGCGATGGTGCAGGAGCTGCGGCGCAGCATGCCGGACCTCGTCGTGCTGCCCGCTCACGATCCGGGCGCGGCGGCGAGGCTCGCCGACGCCGTCGGGGGCCGCGCGTGACGCCGCATCGGCGCAGCCCCTTGCCGCTCCCGGCCACGACGGATAGCGTGCGGCGGCATGGAGCACACCACGTCGGTCGACGGCACGCGCATCGCGTACCGGGAGTCGGGGAGCGGCACCCCGGTCCTCATCGTCGGGGGCGCCTTCTCGCGAGCCGCGGATGCGGACGAGATCGCCGCCGCGCTGGTGGCGGCCGGCTTGCGCGCCGTGACGATCGACCGCCGAGCCCGCGGCGAGAGCGGTGACACGTCGCCGTACGCGCCCCATCGGGAGGTCGAGGACCTCGCCGCGGTGCTGGAGGCCGTCGGAGGCTCGGGGGTGCTCCTCGGCCATTCGTCGGGTGCGATCCTCTCGCTCCTCGCCGCGGCTCGCGGTGTCCCGGCGACGCGCCTGTTCCTGTCGGAGCCTCCGCTCGGATTCGGAGAGCGCGGAGTCCCCGCGGACCTGCCCGAGCGATTGCAGCAGATGGTCGACGAGGGGGACGCCGAGGAGGCGGTGGTGACCTTCCAGCGCGAGGCCGTCGGACTTCCCGACCAGGTGATCGAGCAGATCCGCTCGAGCCCGATGTTCTCCGGGCTCGTGCCCCTCGCGCAGTCGGTGGTCTACGACGCCACGCTCTCGCGCGCGCACGACGATCCGGGGCCCGACCTGCGCGCCGTGGCGATCCCCACCACCGTGCTGTGCGGCGTGGAGACGTTCCCGTTCCTGGAGGTCGCGGCCCGACGGCTCGCCGCGGCGATGCCGTCGGCCGATCTCGTGATCGTCCCCGAGTCCCGCGGACACCGCGTCGATCCCGACGCGACGGCGCGGATCATCGCCGACCGACTCGAGACTCAGCCGCAGCAGTGACAGCGGCGGATGCCTTCGTCCTCGGCAGGTGAGAGGACGCGACCGGACGTCGCGGCCGATTCCGGCGAATGTCCAATCCGATTCGCGTCGGGCGCCGAACACTCCATGCACGCCGCCTCCGCGACGTGTACGGCCCTCGGCACCGGGGTCCGTCCTGCACGAGCCCTCCATGCGGCTCACCAATCAGGAGGAAGACATGCTCACCAAGAAGACGCTCACCGCCGGACTCGCGCTCGCCTTCGCCTCATCGATCGTGCTCGCGGGCTGCTCGATGGGGGCCTCCGGCACGTCCGACGACGCCGATGCTCCCGCGACGGAGGAGACGGCCGAGGCGATGGACGACGGGGCCATGGACGACATGGACCCCGCGGCCGCGCTCGTCGGCCCCGGCTGCACCGACTACGCCGCGATGGTGCCGGACGGTGCGGGATCGGTGGCCGGCATGGCCGAGGACCCGGTCGCCACCGCCGCATCCAACAACCCGCTGCTGACCACGCTCACTGCCGCGGTGAGCGGTGGGCTGAACTCCGATGTCGACCTGGTCGACACGCTCAATGGCGACGAGTTCACCGTCTTCGCGCCGGTGGACGACGCTTTCGCGCAGATCGACGCCGACACGATCGAAGCACTGTCGACCGATGCCGGGCTGCTGACCTCGATCCTCACCTACCACGTCGTGGCCGGCCAGATCGGGCCCGATGCGATCGAGGGGACCCAGGTCACCCTCAACGGCGCCGAGGTCGAGGTGACCGGCAGCGGCGACGACCTGATGGTGAACGACGCGGCGGTCATCTGCGGTGGTGTGCAGACGGCGAACGCGACCGTCTATCTCATCGACACGGTGCTCCTGCCGCCCGCGTCCTGAGCCGGTCGGCCCTCGCGGCCGACCCGGAGCGGGCCCGCCGGCCTACGGGGGGGGGCGCCGGCGGGCCGGCCATCGTCCGGGCCGCGCGGACGACCGCGCGAGCAGCGGCGCGGGGAGGGAAGGAGGACGACATGTCCACGCGCAGACCCAAGGGAATGCTGTGGGCGGCGGTGGCCGGCGTCGTGGGCGCGGGGGTCTACCTCGCCGTCTGCGAGGCTGTCGCCCTGCTCGTGGCTCCCGGTGCGAACCCGGTGCTCGACGTGGCCGGCTCCATCATCGATGTCGTGCCGCGACCGGTCAAGGAGTTCGCGATCTCCGCGTTCGGTACGGCCGACAAGCCGGTCCTGGTCGCTTCGGTGGGCGTCGCGGCGTTCATCGGTGCCGCAGTGGCCGGCGTACTCCAGCTGCGACGCCCGCCGTGGGGGGTGGCGGTGCTGGGGCTGGGGGCCGCGGCAGCGCTGGCTGCTGTCGTCACGCGCCCGGGCGCCGCGATGCTCACGCCCCTGGCACCCGCGGCCGGGACGCTCGCCGGATGCTTCGTGCTGGCCGTGCTCGTCGCGCGCCTGCGAGCGTGGCTCGGGCTCCCCGGTCGCGACGAGACAGGCGAGCCCGCGGGCAGCAGCGGCCGCGGGCGCGCGGCGGTCGATCGCCGGGCGTTCTTCGTCCTGACCGCGGCGGCCGCGGTGTCGGCGGCCGCGATCGGGCTGGGCGCGCGCCTCGCCGACGGCGCACGGACCTCGGTCGAGGCGGTTCGCGGGGCCCTTCGCCTGCCGACGCCTCCCGCCGTCGAGGTGCCGGCTGGTGCGGAGCTCGGCATCCGGGGGCTCTCGCTGCTGTACACGCCCAACGACGCGTTCTACCGCGTCGACACCGCGCTCGAGGTGCCCGTCGTCGATCCCGCCGCGTGGCGCCTCGTCGTGGACGGGCTCGTCGATGAGCCGCTCGATCTGAGCTTCGACGAAATGATCGGCAAGGGGCTGCAGGAGTACTCGATCACCCTCACGTGCGTGTCGAACGAGGTGGGCGGCGACCTCGTCGGCACGGCCAGATGGTGGGGCGTTCCGGTGCGCGACATCCTTCGCATGGCGCGTCCTCAGGACGGTGCCGACATGGTGCTCTCGCGGAGCGTCGACGGCTTCACGGCGAGCACGCCGCTCGAAGCGCTCACCGACGACGGGATCGACGCCATCCTCGCGGTCGCCATGAACGGCGAGCCGCTGCCCCTCGAGCACGGTTTTCCTGTGCGCATGGTCGTGCCCGGGCTGTACGGCTACGTGTCGGCGACGAAGTGGCTCACGCGGCTGACCGTGACCACCTTCGCGGAGGACGAGGCGTACTGGACGCCGCGGGGGTATGCGGCGCGAGCTCCCGTCAAGCTCTCCTCGCGGATGGACACGCCCCGACCCGGGTCCCGGGTGGCAGCGGGCCGGGTCGCGCTCGCCGGCGTCGCGTGGGCGCAGACGGTGGGGATCGAACGGGTGGAGGTCAGCATCGACGACGGCCCGTGGACGGCGGCTGAACTGTCCGCGCCGGTCAACGCCGACACGTGGGTGCAGTGGACGATCCCGTGGGACGCCGAGCCGGGAACGCACTACGTGTCCGTGCGGGCGGTCGACCGCAACGGGCAGGTGCAGATCGAGGAGCGCTCCCCTATCGCCCCGGACGGCTCCACCGGCTGGCAACGCACGCTGCTCACCGTGGTGTGACGCCGGGGACGATCGAGGATCTCCCTCGCCGGCCCGGAGCGCCGGTGAGGGCCGTAGCCTGGGCGAGCGGCCGGATGCGGCATCCGACCCGGGACGGAGAGGTCATGGAATTCGGGCTGCACATCGCGGACTTCACCTTCGACGGCGGGCCGGCCGACCTCGGCCCGGCGCTCGCACGCCACGTTCAGCACGCCGAGGATGCCGGCATCCAGCGCATCACGGTCATGGACCACTTCTGGCAGCTGCCGGGCATCGGGCCGGTCGAGAACGAGATGCTCGAGGCGTACGCCACGATGGGCTTCCTCGCCGCGCACACCGAGAAGGCGATGCTGCACGTCCTCGTCACGGGCGTGCTGTATCGGCATCCGTCCCTGCTCGCCAAGCAGGTGAGCACGCTCAACGTGCTGTCGGGCGGACGCTTCGGCCTGGGCATCGGCGCCGGGTGGAACGAGCAGGAATGCCGCGGACTCGGCTTCGCGTTCGCCCCGGTCGCGCAGCGGTTCCGCGAGCTCGAGGAGACCATCCAGATCTGCCTCCAGATGTGGTCGGATTCCGACGAGCCCTTCGACGGTGCGATCTGGCAGCTCGAGCGGACGCTCAACTCGCCGCAGAACCTCACCAAGCCCATGCTCATGATCGGCGGCGGCGGAGAGAAGAAGACCCTGAAGCTCGTTGCCCAGTACGCCGACGCGTGCAACCTGAGCGCCCTGGCCGGAATGCCCGCGCACAAGCTGGACGTCCTGCGCGCGCATTGCGACGACGTCGGCCGCGACTACGACGACATCGAGAAGACCGCAATGATCGGGGTCTCGCCCGCGTCGAGCGTCGAGGGCGTCGCCGATCAGGTGCGGCAGCTCGGCGAGCTCGGCTTCACCGCGACGTACGTTTTCTCGGTCGGCATCAAAGAGCCGGCTCGGGTGGTCGATCTGATCGCCGACGTCGCGAAGCAGGTGTAGCGCTCGCCGCGTCAGGTGAGCGCCGACATGAGTCGGGCGACGCCGTCCATGAAGGTGGCGCTTCTCGGCTCGTTTCGCCACTCCTCGGGAGTGAGCTCGCGTCCGGCGTCGCGGTAGTCCTGCTCGACCTCGCGCATGGCGGCGACGAAGGAGCGGCCGCGCACGAGGGTGGAGACCTCCATGTTGAGGCTGAACGAGCGGATGTCCATGTTGCTGGACCCGATGACGGCGATGTCGTCGTCGATCGAGAAGTGCTTGGCGTGCAGGATGTACGGCGCCGGGTACAGGAAGATCCGCACGCCGGCCTCGAGCAGCGCCTCGTAGTAGGACCGCTGTGCGTGGTACACGAGCCACTGGTCGCCGATCTCGGACACGAACAGCTGCACGTCCAGGCCCCGCTGGCAGGCCGTGGTGATGGCGTAGACCATGGCTTCGTCGGGGACGAAGTAGGGGCTCGTCAGGATGACCTTCTCCGTGGCGCCGTGGATGAGCGAGAGGAACAGCCGCAGGTTGTTCTCGGTCGTGTAGCCGGGGCCGCTGGGCACGATCTGGCACACGAGGGCGTCGCCGCCGTCGAACGCGGCGATCTCGGTCGCCGCGACCTGGTCGTCGAGCTGTTCGCCGGTCTCGATGAGCCAGTCCGAGAGGAACACCGCGCCCACCTCGGCGACGGCGGGGCCTTCGAGCGAGGTCATGAGCTCCTGCCACTGCAGGCCGCGCTTGATGTTCTTCGGGGCGTTGTAGCTGCGGTCGATGAGGTTCTGCGACCCGACGAACGCGATGCGGCCGTCGACGACGACCAGCTTGCGGTGGTTGCGCAGGTCGGGCCGCTGGAACTTCCCCTGGAACGGCTGCACCGGAAGCATCCACGCCCACGTCACGCCGATGCGGTCCAGTTCGGCGAAGGTCTCCTGCCAGTGCGCGGTGCGGCGCGAGGCGACGTAGTCGGCGAGCAGACGCACGGTGACGCCGCGGGCGACGGCGGCTTCCATCGCAGAGAAGAACCGCCGGGTTGTGTCGTCCCACGAGACGATGTAGAACTCCACGTGCACGTAGCGCTGGGCCGTGTCCATGGCGCGAGCCATCGTGTCGACCGACGTCGTGTAGTCCGCCTCGAGGACGGCGCGATTCCCGCTCACCGCGGGGATGCTCGTGAGCCGCTCGTTCTGCTCGACGACCCGCTGGAACCACCGCGGCCACCCCGAAGGGTCCGCCGCCAGCTGCGATTCCCGGACGCGCGCGGCGATGACGGTGTCGATGCGCGCCTGCTCGTCGCGCCGCGAGGCCGGCAGCCGCACATTGCCGATCAGCAGGTACAGCGCGATGCCGACGACGGGGAGCAGGAAGATCGTCAGCAGCCACGCCATCGCGGCCGTGGGCTTGCGGCGTCGGGGGATGATGATCAGCGCCGCGATATCGATCGTGAGCGTCCCGGCGAGGGCGATCAGCCATCCGAGATTCGTTGTCGCGACTGCAGTCAGCACTCGTCTGCTCCTTCTGTCAGGGCAGAGTCTGCCACCGCCCGGCGCCGGCGCCCGAGCCGGGTCACGTCTTCGCGTCCTGCCGAGGGATGAAGACCTCTTTGATGATCAGCAGGATCGCGGCGGTGACCGGGATCGCCACCAGGGCGCCGAGCAGCCCGAGCAGCGTGCCTCCGACCAGCGCACCGATCACGACGAGCGAGCCGGGGACCGAGATCGTGCGGTTCATGACCTTCGGCGTCAGCACGTACGCCTCGACCTGGATGTAGATCAGGTAGCAGATCGCGAAGATCAGCGCCGTCACGGGGCTGGTGAACAGCGCGATGACCGAGGCGGTGATCCAGTACAGCACCGAGCCGATGAGCGGGATGAGCGTGATCAGGAACGCCATCAGGCCCATGAGCGCGGGGAACGGCAGCCCGAGGATCAGGTGCAGCGCCGTCGCGACCACGGCGTTCATCCCGGCGAGCACCACCATGCCCATGAGATAACCGCCCATGGAGTCGGTGATGCGGTCGGTGAGTTCGGCGAACTTCGTACGGTTGCGGGCGGGCGCGAGCTGGTACATCGCGTTCTTCATCGGCTGCAGCGAGCCGAGGAAGTACAGCGAGAGCACCACGACGATGAGCCCGCCCGAGATCGCCGTCGTGAGCCCGATCGCGAAGCTCAGGACGCCGCCTCCCAGGTTCGCGAGCGTCGACGGGTCCGAGAGGAAGGTCTTCAGCTGGTCCAGAGCGTTCCCGATCACATCGCCGTAGTCCGCCTCGATGCCGGCGTACCAGTCCGAGGACTCGAGATCCGTGATCCCCTGCGGGATCGCCTTGGCGAACTCGATGAGTTGGCGGACGACCGCGGGCAGCACGAACACCACGATCACGACCAGCAGCAGGGCGAACGAGCCGAACACGATCGTGATGCCCCACGGCCGCGCGACGCCGCCGCGCTCGAGGCGGCGGACCACCGGGTCGAGCCCGATCGCGACGAACAGCGCCAGCGTGATGTAGATGAGGATCGTGGAGAGCGATCCGATCGCGAGCCCCATCACGATCGAGAACAGCACGCCGAAGGTGACGACGACCGCGGTGCCGAACGGAT from Microbacter sp. GSS18 harbors:
- a CDS encoding MarR family winged helix-turn-helix transcriptional regulator, with amino-acid sequence MADELPRATVLQHPGGLEGVATEPLPTALPPEEFTPRLLTLLSNVLVSAQAQGFRTETGRSTNEWRILAAVAATPGQSASEIAESLSINKSLISPTVNRLAEEGLIVLVGGPRGSRPMYLTPDGVRVHDLLAPIAQRGQDLITAELGEDDVRALNAILRRLLARARDGGVGGADRS
- a CDS encoding tail fiber protein; the protein is MEPFLGQIQAFGFGFAPRGWVAAEGQLLDIMSNQALFSLLGTTYGGDGRTTFGLPDLRKQSKADDLNYCIAVQGIFPSRS
- a CDS encoding tryptophan-rich sensory protein yields the protein MTADTTTSSTRDGLDARDTVRQWLVLVSSVLAIVAAFIGSGVIVGTPIQEAAGGYLDADSTLIAPGTGAFRIWSVIYTGMLAYAVWQVLPSQRHDERQRRIGWWVLASLVLNAVWIFSVQADLLYASLPIIVALLAVLARIFVILRETAPKNLVETVVADGAIGLYLGWVIIATAANTTAVLVAAGFDGFGISPEIWAGIVLGAAAVVGIALALWGGGRIAPALSLCWGICWVAVARITDEPYSVATGAMAIIAAALILAATAFARVRHDRAKTAS
- a CDS encoding N-acyl homoserine lactonase family protein — protein: MAIKRVSALSTGTVWIHPQHAASHGSPIAWWLATSRRWTEPLPISLFAIEHDQGLVLFDTGQDRRSVTDPDYFPGGLARLIYRRLARFEIGPDDTLTARLAGIGLDVADVRFAVLSHLHQDHIGGLRELEGAEIIVSEAEWATVGRPGSEINGILTRHIDLPGIRWRRVTPGVSSDPAIAPFTHAVDLFDDGSLLLLPTPGHTPGSLSMLLRDEGFPPMLFVGDLTYRLDLLEDGRIPGVGDAGLLRSTTAMVQELRRSMPDLVVLPAHDPGAAARLADAVGGRA
- a CDS encoding alpha/beta hydrolase; the protein is MEHTTSVDGTRIAYRESGSGTPVLIVGGAFSRAADADEIAAALVAAGLRAVTIDRRARGESGDTSPYAPHREVEDLAAVLEAVGGSGVLLGHSSGAILSLLAAARGVPATRLFLSEPPLGFGERGVPADLPERLQQMVDEGDAEEAVVTFQREAVGLPDQVIEQIRSSPMFSGLVPLAQSVVYDATLSRAHDDPGPDLRAVAIPTTVLCGVETFPFLEVAARRLAAAMPSADLVIVPESRGHRVDPDATARIIADRLETQPQQ
- a CDS encoding fasciclin domain-containing protein; amino-acid sequence: MLTKKTLTAGLALAFASSIVLAGCSMGASGTSDDADAPATEETAEAMDDGAMDDMDPAAALVGPGCTDYAAMVPDGAGSVAGMAEDPVATAASNNPLLTTLTAAVSGGLNSDVDLVDTLNGDEFTVFAPVDDAFAQIDADTIEALSTDAGLLTSILTYHVVAGQIGPDAIEGTQVTLNGAEVEVTGSGDDLMVNDAAVICGGVQTANATVYLIDTVLLPPAS
- a CDS encoding molybdopterin-dependent oxidoreductase — protein: MSTRRPKGMLWAAVAGVVGAGVYLAVCEAVALLVAPGANPVLDVAGSIIDVVPRPVKEFAISAFGTADKPVLVASVGVAAFIGAAVAGVLQLRRPPWGVAVLGLGAAAALAAVVTRPGAAMLTPLAPAAGTLAGCFVLAVLVARLRAWLGLPGRDETGEPAGSSGRGRAAVDRRAFFVLTAAAAVSAAAIGLGARLADGARTSVEAVRGALRLPTPPAVEVPAGAELGIRGLSLLYTPNDAFYRVDTALEVPVVDPAAWRLVVDGLVDEPLDLSFDEMIGKGLQEYSITLTCVSNEVGGDLVGTARWWGVPVRDILRMARPQDGADMVLSRSVDGFTASTPLEALTDDGIDAILAVAMNGEPLPLEHGFPVRMVVPGLYGYVSATKWLTRLTVTTFAEDEAYWTPRGYAARAPVKLSSRMDTPRPGSRVAAGRVALAGVAWAQTVGIERVEVSIDDGPWTAAELSAPVNADTWVQWTIPWDAEPGTHYVSVRAVDRNGQVQIEERSPIAPDGSTGWQRTLLTVV
- a CDS encoding LLM class F420-dependent oxidoreductase; this encodes MEFGLHIADFTFDGGPADLGPALARHVQHAEDAGIQRITVMDHFWQLPGIGPVENEMLEAYATMGFLAAHTEKAMLHVLVTGVLYRHPSLLAKQVSTLNVLSGGRFGLGIGAGWNEQECRGLGFAFAPVAQRFRELEETIQICLQMWSDSDEPFDGAIWQLERTLNSPQNLTKPMLMIGGGGEKKTLKLVAQYADACNLSALAGMPAHKLDVLRAHCDDVGRDYDDIEKTAMIGVSPASSVEGVADQVRQLGELGFTATYVFSVGIKEPARVVDLIADVAKQV
- the cls gene encoding cardiolipin synthase, whose translation is MLTAVATTNLGWLIALAGTLTIDIAALIIIPRRRKPTAAMAWLLTIFLLPVVGIALYLLIGNVRLPASRRDEQARIDTVIAARVRESQLAADPSGWPRWFQRVVEQNERLTSIPAVSGNRAVLEADYTTSVDTMARAMDTAQRYVHVEFYIVSWDDTTRRFFSAMEAAVARGVTVRLLADYVASRRTAHWQETFAELDRIGVTWAWMLPVQPFQGKFQRPDLRNHRKLVVVDGRIAFVGSQNLIDRSYNAPKNIKRGLQWQELMTSLEGPAVAEVGAVFLSDWLIETGEQLDDQVAATEIAAFDGGDALVCQIVPSGPGYTTENNLRLFLSLIHGATEKVILTSPYFVPDEAMVYAITTACQRGLDVQLFVSEIGDQWLVYHAQRSYYEALLEAGVRIFLYPAPYILHAKHFSIDDDIAVIGSSNMDIRSFSLNMEVSTLVRGRSFVAAMREVEQDYRDAGRELTPEEWRNEPRSATFMDGVARLMSALT
- a CDS encoding AI-2E family transporter: MWKKSAPRPPETADVPDTARSPGAPSGARGVLAALDHPFGTAVVVTFGVLFSIVMGLAIGSLSTILIYITLALFVAIGLDPVVRRLERGGVARPWGITIVFGSFALLLVVIVVFVLPAVVRQLIEFAKAIPQGITDLESSDWYAGIEADYGDVIGNALDQLKTFLSDPSTLANLGGGVLSFAIGLTTAISGGLIVVVLSLYFLGSLQPMKNAMYQLAPARNRTKFAELTDRITDSMGGYLMGMVVLAGMNAVVATALHLILGLPFPALMGLMAFLITLIPLIGSVLYWITASVIALFTSPVTALIFAICYLIYIQVEAYVLTPKVMNRTISVPGSLVVIGALVGGTLLGLLGALVAIPVTAAILLIIKEVFIPRQDAKT